One genomic segment of Desulforamulus reducens MI-1 includes these proteins:
- the minD gene encoding septum site-determining protein MinD, whose protein sequence is MGEVIVVTSGKGGVGKTTTTANLGTGLASHGKKVCLVDADIGLRNLDVVLGLENRIVFDIVDVTSGVCRMRQALIKDKRYEGLHLLPAAQTKDKTAVSPEQMVELTGDLKKEFDYVIIDCPAGIEQGFKNAIAGADKAIVVTTPEVSAVRDADRIIGLLEAAELREPKLIINRYRTKMVNRGDMMSIDDMNEILAIDLLGVVPEDEQVVVTTNKGETVVRDESSQSGQAYRNITRRILGENIPLMSLEEQAGFFSALRKMIGLK, encoded by the coding sequence ATGGGTGAAGTTATCGTAGTCACTTCCGGTAAAGGGGGAGTTGGTAAAACCACCACCACGGCCAATCTGGGGACAGGTCTTGCCTCCCATGGCAAGAAGGTGTGTCTGGTGGATGCCGATATTGGACTGCGTAACCTTGATGTTGTACTGGGTCTTGAAAACAGAATTGTATTTGATATAGTCGATGTTACCTCTGGCGTATGTCGCATGCGGCAGGCCTTAATTAAAGATAAGCGTTATGAAGGATTACACCTACTACCAGCAGCGCAAACCAAAGATAAAACTGCTGTTAGTCCTGAACAAATGGTAGAACTTACGGGAGATTTAAAAAAGGAATTTGATTATGTCATCATTGATTGTCCGGCAGGTATTGAACAAGGCTTTAAAAATGCCATCGCTGGAGCAGATAAAGCCATTGTTGTAACAACACCAGAAGTATCTGCTGTAAGGGATGCGGATCGGATCATAGGTTTATTGGAAGCTGCTGAATTACGGGAACCCAAGTTGATCATTAACCGTTACCGGACCAAAATGGTTAACCGTGGGGACATGATGAGCATAGATGATATGAACGAAATATTAGCCATTGATCTCCTTGGTGTAGTGCCGGAGGACGAACAGGTTGTTGTAACAACAAACAAGGGGGAGACCGTTGTCAGGGATGAGAGTTCCCAGAGTGGTCAGGCCTATCGCAATATAACTCGTCGCATTCTTGGGGAAAATATTCCTTTAATGAGCTTAGAAGAACAGGCCGGATTTTTTAGTGCCCTAAGGAAAATGATTGGACTAAAGTAG
- the radC gene encoding RadC family protein — protein sequence MTYPVIRELPPEMRPRERMLKEGAGSLTEIDLLAIMLRTGTSKVSVLELAAELFSHFKDLRALSQATIEELSQIKGVGPVKAVQVKAALELGRRLAAMPAETRVIIRCPEDVCGLVMEDLRDLDREHFLALLLNTKNQVLARETISIGTLNSSVVHPRELFKVAIRRSAASMILVHNHPSGDPTPSREDIVLTKRLIEAGEIIGIDVLDHIIIGDNKFTSLKSKGLI from the coding sequence ATGACTTATCCCGTAATACGTGAATTGCCCCCGGAAATGCGCCCCAGAGAACGTATGTTAAAAGAGGGCGCAGGGAGTCTCACCGAAATTGATTTATTAGCTATTATGCTGCGCACAGGTACATCTAAAGTTTCTGTTTTGGAGTTAGCAGCAGAATTATTTAGTCACTTTAAGGACTTAAGAGCACTTTCTCAAGCAACAATTGAAGAACTAAGTCAGATTAAGGGAGTGGGACCTGTTAAGGCTGTTCAGGTAAAGGCAGCCTTAGAACTGGGCCGTAGGTTGGCAGCGATGCCTGCTGAAACTAGGGTCATTATACGGTGTCCGGAAGATGTTTGTGGCTTGGTTATGGAGGATCTAAGGGACTTGGATCGGGAGCACTTTTTAGCTCTCTTGCTTAATACCAAAAATCAGGTATTAGCCAGGGAAACCATCTCAATCGGCACACTAAATTCATCGGTTGTGCATCCCCGGGAACTGTTTAAAGTTGCTATACGACGCAGTGCTGCCTCAATGATCTTAGTACACAACCATCCCAGTGGTGACCCGACACCCAGCCGAGAAGACATTGTTTTAACCAAAAGATTGATCGAGGCAGGAGAAATTATTGGGATAGATGTCCTAGACCACATTATTATTGGAGATAATAAGTTTACCAGTCTAAAGTCCAAAGGACTTATCTGA
- a CDS encoding Maf family protein: MRPIILASASPRRQELLKNLGLEFEVQVSDVDENLEENISSGQLVEKLAERKAAAVALIRTQGLVIGADTIVVLGDKPLGKPTNREEAVQMLSNLQGKSHEVFTGLAVIDASTGQRVVTHQVTEVNFKTLTKDQIERYVDTGEPMDKAGGYAVQGLASIFIDSIRGCYFSVVGLPISKLADALRMFGVEIV; this comes from the coding sequence GTGCGGCCAATTATTCTTGCATCTGCATCACCTAGGAGGCAGGAACTGCTTAAGAATCTGGGGTTAGAATTCGAGGTACAAGTCAGTGATGTAGATGAGAATCTTGAAGAAAATATTTCTTCGGGTCAACTGGTAGAGAAACTTGCTGAGCGAAAAGCTGCTGCAGTAGCGTTAATCCGAACTCAGGGCTTGGTTATTGGGGCCGATACTATTGTTGTCCTAGGGGACAAACCTTTGGGTAAGCCCACCAACCGTGAGGAAGCCGTACAAATGTTGAGTAACCTGCAAGGAAAAAGCCATGAAGTTTTTACTGGTTTGGCAGTTATTGATGCCTCTACGGGACAGCGAGTGGTCACGCATCAGGTTACAGAAGTTAATTTTAAAACTCTCACCAAAGATCAAATAGAACGTTACGTGGACACCGGAGAGCCCATGGACAAGGCAGGAGGCTATGCCGTCCAAGGTCTGGCATCCATTTTTATTGACAGCATTCGTGGTTGCTATTTTAGTGTTGTTGGTTTGCCTATATCGAAGCTGGCAGACGCATTACGAATGTTTGGAGTAGAAATTGTATGA
- a CDS encoding redox-sensing transcriptional repressor Rex: MKALKIPEATITRLSIYSRFLKRLDKKGITTVSSGDIAEGVGVSPAQVRKDLAYFGEFGTRGVGYNVKDLIRYTVKILGLSDPWNLVMVGAGNLGSALVTYREFKDRGFSIVGVFDNDLTKIGKRIADMEVLPLEELSRVVKEHNVRIGIIAVPSKAAQDIADIMVKAGLEALLNFAPISLNLPDDVEVRNVDLSVKLEILTFNLALKEK, encoded by the coding sequence GTGAAAGCGCTGAAGATCCCAGAAGCAACCATTACTAGATTGTCTATCTATTCTAGGTTTTTAAAGAGACTTGATAAAAAGGGCATTACAACCGTATCCTCTGGAGACATAGCCGAAGGTGTTGGGGTAAGTCCTGCCCAGGTTCGTAAGGATTTAGCATACTTTGGCGAATTTGGTACCAGAGGCGTAGGATACAATGTTAAGGATTTAATCCGTTACACTGTCAAGATTCTGGGTTTATCCGACCCATGGAACCTTGTTATGGTAGGGGCCGGTAACTTAGGCTCTGCTTTGGTTACCTATAGGGAATTTAAAGACCGGGGCTTTTCCATTGTCGGGGTATTTGATAATGATCTTACCAAGATTGGTAAGCGCATTGCTGATATGGAAGTACTTCCTCTGGAGGAACTGTCCAGAGTGGTAAAGGAACATAATGTTAGGATTGGGATTATTGCAGTACCTTCAAAGGCAGCCCAGGATATTGCGGACATTATGGTAAAGGCAGGGTTGGAGGCACTCCTAAACTTTGCACCTATTTCATTAAATTTACCCGATGATGTGGAAGTACGAAATGTAGATCTTTCAGTCAAATTAGAAATATTAACCTTTAACTTAGCCCTAAAAGAAAAATAG
- a CDS encoding DUF4321 domain-containing protein: protein MGRTFKVGKGPLTLIIMLLAGGVAGSALGHMLATYLPVLDNFTTIGIKQTTFNLNFLQLSFGLTMSLGPVTALGFFLGFLVYNRL, encoded by the coding sequence ATGGGAAGAACATTTAAAGTTGGTAAAGGCCCGCTGACATTAATTATAATGTTGTTGGCCGGTGGAGTTGCAGGCAGTGCCTTGGGGCATATGCTGGCTACATACTTACCGGTACTGGATAACTTTACAACCATTGGTATAAAACAGACAACCTTTAATTTGAATTTTCTTCAGTTGTCCTTTGGTTTAACCATGTCCTTGGGTCCTGTTACTGCCCTAGGATTCTTTCTGGGTTTTCTGGTCTATAACAGGCTATAA
- the minE gene encoding cell division topological specificity factor MinE, with product MLEFLNRFFGRESSSSKNVAKERLRLVLVHDRANVSPELLTSLKNDLIKVISNYMEIDDKALEVSLDGDDNQVALVANIPVKRLKRANSPVL from the coding sequence GTGTTAGAGTTTTTGAACAGGTTTTTTGGGCGAGAATCATCCAGTAGCAAGAATGTAGCCAAGGAGAGACTGAGACTGGTATTGGTACACGACCGGGCCAATGTTTCACCTGAGCTACTGACGTCCTTAAAAAATGACCTGATTAAGGTTATATCGAATTATATGGAAATTGATGATAAGGCCCTGGAAGTAAGTCTGGACGGTGATGATAATCAGGTAGCCCTGGTGGCAAATATACCGGTAAAACGTTTAAAGAGGGCTAATAGCCCGGTGCTATAG
- the minC gene encoding septum site-determining protein MinC: MTKEELSNNTSNSKHVRFPVELEELVDENTILVQRTLRSGQSIYHDGNVVVLGDVNPGAEVVASGNIIVMGSLRGVVHAGAKGDTNAIILGFRLRPTQLRIGNHITRPPEDESSDPDYPELARIKNGVVTIETFNSVLK, from the coding sequence TTGACGAAAGAGGAATTATCCAATAACACTTCTAATTCTAAACATGTCCGGTTTCCTGTGGAATTAGAAGAATTGGTGGATGAGAATACCATTCTAGTACAAAGAACTTTAAGATCTGGGCAAAGTATTTATCATGACGGTAATGTGGTGGTGCTGGGGGATGTAAACCCTGGTGCGGAGGTTGTTGCCTCTGGTAATATTATTGTCATGGGGTCCCTGCGGGGGGTTGTTCACGCTGGAGCCAAGGGAGATACCAATGCTATCATTCTAGGTTTTCGACTTAGGCCTACACAACTTCGTATCGGTAATCATATCACCAGGCCCCCTGAAGACGAATCGTCAGACCCAGATTACCCGGAATTAGCCCGGATAAAGAATGGTGTAGTTACTATTGAAACCTTTAATTCCGTTCTTAAATAA
- the mreD gene encoding rod shape-determining protein MreD, with translation MRSIVFFLLITISLLLQSTVFTFLQVAGIKPDLVLMFVVFNGFLRGSREGAFLGFLAGLAQDIFTGSYIGLNALTKMLAGYLVGLAETRFYKESVIIVSMVTFVVGVVNQVILYLLLFYLNVEISPYYAFGQVIIPSAIYTGLLVPLSYWEFYSSNEKGWLRQREF, from the coding sequence TTGCGAAGCATAGTTTTCTTTTTATTAATCACAATATCTTTATTGTTACAGTCCACTGTTTTTACATTTCTCCAGGTTGCAGGAATTAAGCCCGACTTGGTGTTAATGTTTGTTGTCTTCAATGGCTTCCTCCGGGGTTCACGGGAGGGGGCTTTTTTGGGTTTTTTAGCAGGTCTGGCCCAAGATATTTTTACTGGCAGCTATATTGGGTTAAATGCCCTTACCAAAATGCTAGCGGGTTATTTAGTGGGTCTTGCAGAAACCCGTTTTTACAAAGAAAGTGTTATCATTGTATCAATGGTAACCTTTGTGGTTGGGGTCGTAAATCAGGTTATACTTTATCTACTGCTGTTTTACCTTAACGTAGAAATTTCCCCTTACTATGCCTTTGGACAGGTAATTATTCCCTCAGCTATCTACACGGGGCTACTGGTGCCTCTCAGTTATTGGGAGTTCTATAGTTCCAATGAAAAGGGATGGTTAAGACAACGAGAATTTTAA
- the mreC gene encoding rod shape-determining protein MreC: MPRNVSYKNLILLVILVGITLLVMRFTNLGRNQLSPMEATIKDSLSPVQGVLMGVSKNLRNGAESVASLGRLSQENKSLKDKVAELQGQLYLQEELKQENERLKTLLQYQDQYKSNFSFKTATVVGRDPGNWFGIVTLNKGSNHGIAKNMPVVTPLGLIGRIVGVSKNTSQLMLITDPRSGVGAMVQESRIPGVLEGTTSGGGETRLIHVPKDTNLNKGQIIITSGIGGTFPKGIPVGRIVDVSNEPTGLFRTASVVPFADLHRLEEVLIITTIYNPEILPPTEGD; this comes from the coding sequence TTGCCCCGTAATGTATCCTACAAAAATTTAATTTTACTCGTTATTTTGGTGGGTATAACCCTTCTGGTTATGCGTTTTACTAATCTTGGGCGTAACCAGCTTTCGCCAATGGAAGCAACTATTAAAGATAGTCTCTCTCCTGTTCAGGGGGTTCTCATGGGGGTTAGTAAAAACCTGCGTAATGGCGCAGAATCTGTTGCTTCGCTGGGCCGGCTATCTCAGGAAAACAAGAGCTTGAAGGATAAGGTTGCCGAACTGCAAGGCCAGCTCTATCTTCAGGAAGAATTAAAACAAGAGAATGAACGCCTTAAGACTTTATTGCAGTATCAAGATCAATACAAAAGTAATTTTAGCTTTAAGACCGCTACGGTGGTTGGACGTGATCCGGGAAATTGGTTTGGCATTGTTACCTTGAATAAAGGTAGTAATCATGGGATTGCTAAAAATATGCCTGTGGTAACTCCTTTAGGACTAATTGGCAGGATTGTTGGAGTTTCCAAAAATACATCTCAGTTAATGTTAATTACCGATCCCCGCAGTGGTGTGGGGGCGATGGTTCAAGAGTCTAGGATCCCGGGTGTTTTGGAAGGAACTACCTCCGGGGGTGGGGAAACAAGGCTTATCCACGTACCAAAGGATACCAACTTAAACAAAGGCCAGATTATCATAACATCTGGCATAGGGGGAACTTTTCCCAAAGGAATACCAGTGGGAAGAATTGTTGATGTATCTAATGAGCCTACTGGGTTGTTCAGAACAGCTTCGGTGGTTCCCTTTGCGGATTTACACCGTTTAGAGGAAGTTCTTATTATTACCACCATTTATAATCCGGAAATTCTTCCACCAACGGAAGGTGATTAG
- a CDS encoding rod shape-determining protein, with protein MKLGMFSKDMGIDLGTANSLVYLKGKGIVLREPSVVAIQRETGQVLAVGEEAKQMIGRTPGNIVAIRPMKDGVIADFDVTQSMIKYFINKALRNRSFIVKPRVVVSVPSGVTAVEERAVREAALQAGAREAYLIEEPMAAAIGAGLPVHEPTGNMIVDIGGGTTEVAVISLGGIVTSRSIRVAGDEMDDAIIQHVKRTYNLMIGERTAEQIKLNIGTAYPLEQEETEEIRGRDLVTGLPKTLQITSAEIYKALSEPVASILEAVKVTLEKTPPELAADIMDRGIVMAGGGSLLRGLDRLVSDQTGMPVHMAEEPLLAVAYGSGRVLENIDILKRVLIQPKKLA; from the coding sequence ATGAAACTTGGTATGTTTTCCAAGGATATGGGAATAGATTTGGGTACCGCAAACTCTTTGGTTTATTTGAAAGGCAAAGGAATAGTCTTGCGGGAGCCATCGGTTGTTGCAATTCAAAGAGAAACAGGACAAGTACTGGCAGTGGGGGAAGAGGCTAAACAAATGATTGGTCGTACCCCTGGAAATATTGTGGCCATACGTCCCATGAAAGATGGTGTTATTGCGGATTTTGACGTTACCCAGAGTATGATTAAATATTTTATTAACAAAGCCCTGCGGAACCGTTCCTTCATTGTTAAGCCTAGGGTGGTTGTAAGTGTACCCTCTGGTGTAACCGCCGTTGAGGAAAGGGCAGTTCGTGAGGCTGCGTTACAGGCTGGTGCTAGGGAAGCCTACCTGATAGAAGAACCAATGGCAGCTGCCATTGGTGCAGGTTTACCAGTTCATGAACCCACAGGAAATATGATTGTGGACATTGGTGGGGGTACCACTGAAGTTGCAGTTATATCGTTGGGTGGTATTGTAACCAGCCGCTCTATTCGGGTGGCCGGTGATGAAATGGATGATGCCATTATTCAACATGTCAAACGCACCTATAATTTAATGATCGGTGAGCGTACTGCTGAACAGATTAAACTGAATATCGGTACTGCCTATCCATTGGAGCAGGAAGAAACTGAAGAAATCAGGGGACGTGACCTAGTAACAGGATTACCAAAAACTCTGCAGATCACTTCCGCAGAAATCTATAAAGCTTTGTCGGAGCCCGTGGCTTCTATTTTGGAGGCTGTGAAGGTAACCCTTGAAAAAACGCCTCCGGAATTGGCTGCAGATATTATGGACCGTGGTATTGTTATGGCTGGTGGGGGTTCATTACTTCGGGGACTAGATCGTCTGGTCAGTGATCAGACAGGAATGCCGGTTCATATGGCAGAGGAGCCACTTTTAGCAGTGGCCTATGGTTCCGGTAGAGTTCTTGAGAATATTGATATTTTAAAACGTGTATTAATTCAACCTAAGAAGTTGGCTTAA
- the mrdA gene encoding penicillin-binding protein 2, giving the protein MERKMIEKKTRVLLFLVVLVFLILIGRLAYMQLLETQRFETLSKQNHMRLNPIIAPRGEIFDHNGEKIVGNKPVYTVSLVYLGLKDTDRVVNRVASILNMDPKEIMKKLEEQQLRLFQPVRLATDIPLETVSILEEQRLDLPGVVIDVEPVRSYPYKAMLSHVLGYVQEIKQHQLEKNQDKGYRLGDMYGQDGLENAFESYLKGIDGARQVEVDAQARPVRDLGIKEPVPGNNLHLTIDANLQKTAETSLERQVLAMRKQGYEAKGGATVMIDVRTGAIRAMASYPTYEPSIWINGLSQKQWDELQKSSALPNRALQLYPPASTFKMVLAVAGADTGKVDPSWAISDPGHYTFGNRNFNDWLLTGHGRVDMRKAISESCDTYFWYLGHRILGVDIIGQYARKFGFGERTGIEIPGEPAGIVPTPDYKYKRNKAYLDAIYEPKFKAIEEKYKPLLASATDPDEKDKIEKAKKKELKQVQNQYDQYKWDLNWQVYDTLNMSIGQGYNLYTPLQIANYIAAIANGGTRWKPYLVEKITAPDGKIVKEYKPQKIADVGAKPEAIKVAQEGMHMVTTIGTASGIFRGFPIDVAGKTGTGEVFGHDNHALFVAYAPYDKPEVAVATVVDYGGHGGSAAGPVARDLFATYFKVENVPQQTGYSPE; this is encoded by the coding sequence TTGGAAAGGAAGATGATTGAGAAGAAGACCCGAGTGCTCCTCTTTCTTGTGGTGCTGGTTTTTCTGATCTTGATTGGTCGTTTAGCCTATATGCAACTTTTAGAAACCCAACGGTTTGAAACCTTATCAAAACAAAATCATATGCGTCTAAATCCTATTATTGCTCCTAGGGGGGAGATATTTGACCACAATGGCGAAAAAATTGTGGGAAATAAACCGGTTTACACAGTCTCCCTGGTATATCTGGGCCTAAAGGATACCGATAGGGTGGTGAACCGGGTTGCCAGTATATTGAATATGGACCCAAAGGAAATAATGAAAAAACTTGAAGAGCAACAACTAAGGTTGTTCCAACCGGTTCGTTTGGCCACGGACATTCCTTTGGAAACTGTTTCAATTCTGGAAGAGCAACGACTGGACTTGCCGGGTGTTGTTATTGACGTAGAACCAGTTAGAAGTTACCCATATAAAGCCATGCTTTCTCACGTGTTGGGTTATGTACAGGAAATTAAGCAGCACCAGTTAGAAAAAAATCAGGATAAGGGCTACAGACTTGGTGATATGTATGGGCAGGATGGTTTGGAGAACGCCTTTGAATCCTATTTAAAGGGTATTGATGGCGCTAGGCAGGTGGAGGTTGATGCACAGGCCCGTCCGGTACGGGACCTTGGTATAAAAGAACCGGTCCCGGGTAATAACCTTCATTTAACCATTGATGCTAATTTGCAAAAAACAGCGGAGACTTCTCTGGAGAGACAAGTACTGGCCATGAGAAAACAGGGGTATGAGGCTAAGGGCGGTGCCACGGTAATGATTGACGTGAGAACCGGGGCTATCCGGGCCATGGCCAGCTACCCCACCTACGAACCATCCATTTGGATTAATGGCCTAAGTCAAAAGCAGTGGGATGAATTACAAAAAAGCAGTGCCTTGCCAAACCGTGCTTTGCAACTGTATCCGCCAGCCTCTACCTTTAAGATGGTACTGGCGGTGGCAGGGGCGGATACCGGAAAAGTAGATCCCAGCTGGGCTATTTCCGACCCGGGACATTATACCTTTGGCAACAGGAATTTTAATGACTGGTTGCTCACTGGGCACGGCAGGGTGGATATGAGAAAGGCTATTTCAGAGTCCTGTGACACCTATTTCTGGTATCTGGGTCACAGGATACTGGGCGTTGATATCATTGGACAATATGCACGAAAGTTTGGCTTTGGGGAGCGTACGGGTATTGAAATACCTGGTGAACCAGCAGGTATTGTACCCACACCAGACTATAAGTATAAGCGTAACAAAGCCTATTTAGATGCTATTTATGAACCAAAGTTTAAGGCCATAGAGGAAAAATACAAACCATTACTGGCCAGTGCTACAGATCCCGATGAAAAGGACAAAATAGAAAAAGCTAAGAAAAAAGAATTAAAACAAGTCCAAAACCAGTATGATCAATATAAATGGGACTTAAACTGGCAGGTTTATGATACCTTAAACATGTCAATTGGGCAGGGTTATAACCTATATACACCTTTGCAAATTGCTAATTATATTGCGGCCATTGCCAATGGTGGAACACGCTGGAAGCCTTACCTGGTGGAAAAAATTACAGCTCCAGACGGCAAGATTGTAAAGGAATATAAACCACAAAAAATTGCTGATGTTGGTGCAAAACCTGAGGCAATAAAAGTGGCCCAGGAAGGAATGCATATGGTAACGACCATTGGGACTGCCTCCGGTATTTTTCGAGGATTTCCCATTGATGTTGCGGGTAAAACAGGAACTGGGGAAGTCTTTGGCCACGATAACCATGCTTTATTTGTCGCCTATGCGCCCTATGATAAACCTGAAGTTGCTGTGGCCACGGTAGTTGACTACGGAGGTCACGGTGGGTCGGCGGCGGGACCTGTGGCAAGGGATTTATTTGCCACATATTTCAAGGTTGAAAATGTACCACAACAAACGGGCTATAGTCCGGAATAA